The nucleotide window GTTGGAGGTACGGCGCGGTACAGATGGCTGCGTGCGTCCCTCTGGCATGTCACATCGCCTGGGGCTGTTTCGTCATGGGGGCATCGGCCCGAGCGCGGGGGCGGCATGGGGCCGCCCGCCGTTCTGGGCCGTGCACCTGTGAAAGGAATATCGCCATGCCCATCGTCCCTCCGTCGCCACCTGCCACGCGGGTCCCGGTGCGTGCCGCCGTATGGTGGCGCCGCCATGCCATGCGTGGGGGAATGGCGGTTGCAGCGCTCGTGGCCATGGGCGTGGCCGCGCTGGCCGCGCAGCGCGCTTGGCAGGATGCGCACATCGTGCAGCGCTGGCCTGCGCCTGGCACGCTGGTCGATGTGGGTGGCCATCGGCTGCACCTGCGTTGCATGGGTGGGGGCGGTGCCCCGCCTATCGTGCTGGAGGCCGGCATGGGCGGCTGGTCGCAGGACTGGGCCGCCGTGCAGCCGCTGCTTGCGCGTAGTGGGCGCGTGTGCGCTTACGACCGTGCGGGCTACGGCTGGTCTGGCACGCCCATGCAGCCGCGTACAGGCCTGCAGGCCGTGCAGGACCTGCGCCGCGCGCTCGATGCGGCGGGCCTGCCTTCGCCGCGCGTGCTCGCGGGCCACTCGATGGGCGGGTTGCTCGTGGGGCTCTATGCGCGCACCTATCCGCAGGACGTGGCGGGCCTAGCCTTCGTCGACGCCGTGGGACGCGACTACGCTGCGCAGTTTCCCGCGCCGCGCTATGCGGCGTTCCGCGCAAGCCTGGGCCGGTTGTTGGCCGGGGCCGCTGCCCTCGCGCCCTGGGGGTTGCCCCAGGCAGCGGGGCTGAGCA belongs to Acidovorax sp. YS12 and includes:
- a CDS encoding alpha/beta fold hydrolase, producing MPIVPPSPPATRVPVRAAVWWRRHAMRGGMAVAALVAMGVAALAAQRAWQDAHIVQRWPAPGTLVDVGGHRLHLRCMGGGGAPPIVLEAGMGGWSQDWAAVQPLLARSGRVCAYDRAGYGWSGTPMQPRTGLQAVQDLRRALDAAGLPSPRVLAGHSMGGLLVGLYARTYPQDVAGLAFVDAVGRDYAAQFPAPRYAAFRASLGRLLAGAAALAPWGLPQAAGLSTSLVAVRLPPPERDSAQAWGLSVRHYRTLRAENEAFDGVLAEALAAGPLPRVPVRVLGSGKMNDFPPGLEDEAMRTAWVRNQERIAQETGVVRVVLARSGHYLHLDEPQAVAQALDGLRAEARVFAQRPHNPF